Proteins encoded in a region of the Capra hircus breed San Clemente chromosome 3, ASM170441v1, whole genome shotgun sequence genome:
- the ZNF687 gene encoding zinc finger protein 687 isoform X2 gives MGDMKTPDFDDLLAAFDIPDIDANEAIHSGPEENEGPGGSGKPEPSVGGESGEATAAPAGDGPGGPTQASDHSLPPPDVSAVSVIVKNTVCPEQSESLAGSSGGEGARAGGVTKEGPLGSRLMQNGFGGPEPSLPGTPRSPAPPSGGTWKEKSLEGKAPLDLFAHFGPEPGEHPDPLPPSAPSPPREGALTPPAFPSPFELTRENGPALLPPSSPPLLGALKQESCSPLHPQSLAQPGSGASPEATGVPASASPSQVAGVSFFKKSPGHQSPLASPKEPSCQPLKEEEDEGPVDKSSPGSPQSPSSGAEAADEDSNDSPASSSSRPLKVRIKTIKTSCGNITRTVTRVPSDPDPPTPLAEGGFLAEANLLKLSPATPAPEGPKVVSVQLGDGTRLKGTVLPVATIQNASTAMLMAASVARKAVVLPGGTATSPKMMPKNVLGLVPQALPKAEGRTGLGTGGQKVNGASVVMVQPSKPATGPGAAGGTVISRTQSSLVEAFNKILNSKNLLPAYRPNLSPPAEAGLALPPTGYRCLECGDAFSLEKSLARHYDRRSMRIEVTCNHCARRLVFFNKCSLLLHAREHKDKGLVMQCSHLVMRPVALDQMVGQPDITPLLAVPPALGPPALPALGKGEGAVTTSAVTAVAAEAPVLPLSTEPPATPATSTYTCFRCLECREQCRDKAGMAAHFQQLGPPAPGATSNVCPTCPMMLPNRCSFSAHQRMHKNRPPHVCPECGGNFLQANFQTHLREACLHFSRRVGYRCPSCAVVFGGVNSIKSHIQTSHCEVFHKCPICPMAFKSAPSAHAHLYTQHPSFHTQQAKMIYKCAMCDTVFTHKPLLSSHFDQHLLPQRVSVFKCPSCPLLFAQKRTMLEHLKNTHQSGRPGEETAGKGAGGALLTPKTEPEELAVSRAGTAAPTEESSSTSEEEEPPSSPEPPRPTKRPRRELGSKGIKGGGGGPGGWTCGLCHSWFPERDEYVGHMKKEHGKSVKKFPCRLCERSFCSAPSLRRHVRVNHEGIKRVYPCRSEWTDG, from the exons ATGGGGGACATGAAGACCCCTGATTTTGATGACCTCCTTGCTGCCTTTGACATCCCTGACATTGATGCAAATGAAGCCATCCATTCTGGGCCAGAAGAAAATGAGGGGCCAGGAGGCTCTGGGAAGCCTGAACCCAGTGTAGGAGGTGAATCTGGAGAAGCAACAGCAGCTCCTGCCGGGGATGGCCCTGGGGGGCCCACCCAGGCCTCTGACCATAGCCTGCCACCGCCAGACGTCTCAGCAGTCAGCGTCATCGTCAAGAACACCGTGTGTCCTGAGCAGTCAGAGTCCCTGGCTGGGAGTTCAGGAGGGGAAGGGGCCCGGGCGGGGGGAGTGACGAAGGAAGGCCCTCTGGGATCTCGTCTGATGCAGAATGGTTTTGGGGGCCCTGAGCCATCCCTTCCAGGAACCCCACGCTCTCCAGCTCCTCCTAGTGGGGGTACCTGGAAAGAAAAATCCCTGGAAGGCAAAGCTCCGCTGGATCTGTTTGCTCATTTTGGGCCTGAGCCAGGGGAGCACCCTgatccccttcctccctctgcgCCCTCCCCACCTCGGGAAGGGGCCCTGACCCCACCTGCTTTCCCCTCTCCCTTTGAGCTGACCCGGGAGAATGGCCCAGCcttgctgcccccttcttctcccccaCTGCTGGGGGCCTTGAAGCAGGAAAGCTGCAGCCCTCTTCATCCCCAGAGCCTCGCCCAGCCAGGCTCAGGCGCTAGCCCTGAGGCCACGGGAGTCCCTGCCAGTGCCtccccttcccaggtggcaggggTGTCCTTCTTCAAGAAGTCTCCGGGGCACCAAAGCCCTCTTGCCTCCCCTAAAGAGCCCAGCTGTCAGCCCctgaaggaagaggaggatgagGGACCAGTAGACAAGTCTTCCCCGGGAAGTCCCCAGAGTCCCTCCAGTGGAGCTGAGGCTGCGGATGAGGACAGCAATGACTCCCCTGCCTCCAGCTCCTCTCGGCCTCTCAAGGTGCGGATCAAGACCATTAAAACATCCTGCGGAAATATCACAAGGACCGTAACCCGGGTCCCCTCAGACCCTGATCCCCCTACCCCCTTGGCTGAGGGGGGCTTCCTGGCGGAGGCTAACCTCCTGAAGTTGTCCCCAGCAACCCCAGCCCCCGAGGGTCCGAAGGTGGTGAGTGTCCAACTGGGTGATGGCACGAGGCTCAAGGGCACTGTGCTGCCTGTGGCCACCATTCAGAATGCAAGTACTGCCATGCTGATGGCTGCCAGCGTGGCCCGCAAAGCGGTGGTTCTGCCTGGGGGCACTGCCACCAGCCCTAAGATGATGCCTAAGAATGTGCTGGGTCTGGTGCCCCAAGCCCTGCCCAAGGCTGAGGGGAGGACAGGGCTGGGGACAGGGGGGCAGAAGGTGAATGGCGCCTCGGTGGTAATGGTGCAGCCTTCTAAGCCGGCCACTGGGCCGGGGGCAGCAGGTGGCACGGTGATCTCACGGACGCAGTCCAGCCTGGTGGAGGCCTTCAACAAGATCCTCAACAGCAAGAACCTGCTGCCTGCCTACCGGCCGAACCTGAGTCCGCCGGCTGAGGCCGGGCTGGCCCTGCCACCCACAGGCTACCGCTGCCTCGAGTGTGGGGATGCCTTCTCACtggagaagagcctggcgagACACTATGACCGCCGGAGCATGCGCATTGAGGTCACCTGCAATCACTGCGCCCGCCGCCTGGTCTTCTTCAACAAGTGCAGCCTGCTTCTGCATGCCCGCGAGCACAAGGACAAGGGGCTCGTCATGCAGTGCTCACACCTGGTCATGAGGCCGGTGGCCCTGGACCAGATGGTGGGGCAGCCGGACATCACGCCCCTGCtggctgtcccacctgccctcGGACCTCCAGCCTTGCCCGCCTTGGGCAAGGGTGAAGGGGCCGTCACCACATCCGCCGTTACTGCAGTTGCCGCCGAGGCCCCTGTGCTGCCGCTCTCCACGGAGCCACCCGCCACCCCTGCCACCTCTACCTACACGTGCTTCCGCTGCCTGGAGTGCAGGGAGCAGTGCCGTGACAAGGCTGGCATGGCTGCCCACTTCCAGCAGCTCGGGCcccctgcccctggggccacCAGCAAT GTGTGCCCAACCTGCCCCATGATGCTTCCCAACCGCTGCAGCTTCAGCGCCCACCAGCGCATGCATAAGAACCGGCCTCCCCACGTCTGTCCTGAGTGTGGGGGCAACTTTCTGCAAGCCAATTTTCAGACCCATCTCCGGGAGGCCTGCCTACATTTCTCTCGCCGCGTAGGATACAG GTGCCCCAGCTGTGCAGTGGTGTTTGGGGGTGTGAACTCCATCAAGTCCCACATCCAAACGTCACACTGCGAGGTTTTCCACAAGTGCCCCATCTGCCCCATGGCCTTCAAGTCTGCACCCAGCGCCCACGCCCACCTCTACACCCAGCATCCCAGCTTCCACACGCAGCAGGCCAA GATGATCTACAAGTGTGCCATGTGTGACACGGTCTTCACTCACAAACCCCTCCTCTCCTCACACTTTGACCAGCACTTGCTGCCCCAGCGTGTCAGCGTCTTTAAGTgcccatcttgtcctctgctttTTGCCCAAAAAAGGACCATGCTGGAACATCTCAAG AACACCCATCAGTCTGGGCGCCCGGGGGAGGAGACCGCTGGGAAAGGAGCTGGGGGTGCCCTTCTGACCCCCAAGACAGAGCCCGAGGAGCTGGCTGTGTCTCGGGCAGGAACCGCTGCCCCTACTGAGGAATCGTCTTCAACCTCAGAAGAGGAGGAGCCGCCCAGCTCTCCCGAGCCCCCTCGCCCAACCAAACGGCCCCGGCGAGAACTGGGGAGCAAAGGCATcaagggcgggggcgggggccctgGCGGCTGGACCTGTGGCCTCTGTCACTCCTGGTTTCCTGAGCGTGACGAGTATGTGGGTCACATGAAGAAGGAGCATGGCAAG TCAGTGAAAAAGTTTCCCTGCCGCCTGTGTGAGCGGTCCTTCTGCTCGGCCCCCAGCCTGAGGCGCCACGTCAGGGTCAACCACGAGGGTATCAAGCGAGTTTACCCTTGCAG GTCTGAGTGGACTGACGGTTGA
- the ZNF687 gene encoding zinc finger protein 687 isoform X1, whose amino-acid sequence MGDMKTPDFDDLLAAFDIPDIDANEAIHSGPEENEGPGGSGKPEPSVGGESGEATAAPAGDGPGGPTQASDHSLPPPDVSAVSVIVKNTVCPEQSESLAGSSGGEGARAGGVTKEGPLGSRLMQNGFGGPEPSLPGTPRSPAPPSGGTWKEKSLEGKAPLDLFAHFGPEPGEHPDPLPPSAPSPPREGALTPPAFPSPFELTRENGPALLPPSSPPLLGALKQESCSPLHPQSLAQPGSGASPEATGVPASASPSQVAGVSFFKKSPGHQSPLASPKEPSCQPLKEEEDEGPVDKSSPGSPQSPSSGAEAADEDSNDSPASSSSRPLKVRIKTIKTSCGNITRTVTRVPSDPDPPTPLAEGGFLAEANLLKLSPATPAPEGPKVVSVQLGDGTRLKGTVLPVATIQNASTAMLMAASVARKAVVLPGGTATSPKMMPKNVLGLVPQALPKAEGRTGLGTGGQKVNGASVVMVQPSKPATGPGAAGGTVISRTQSSLVEAFNKILNSKNLLPAYRPNLSPPAEAGLALPPTGYRCLECGDAFSLEKSLARHYDRRSMRIEVTCNHCARRLVFFNKCSLLLHAREHKDKGLVMQCSHLVMRPVALDQMVGQPDITPLLAVPPALGPPALPALGKGEGAVTTSAVTAVAAEAPVLPLSTEPPATPATSTYTCFRCLECREQCRDKAGMAAHFQQLGPPAPGATSNVCPTCPMMLPNRCSFSAHQRMHKNRPPHVCPECGGNFLQANFQTHLREACLHFSRRVGYRCPSCAVVFGGVNSIKSHIQTSHCEVFHKCPICPMAFKSAPSAHAHLYTQHPSFHTQQAKMIYKCAMCDTVFTHKPLLSSHFDQHLLPQRVSVFKCPSCPLLFAQKRTMLEHLKNTHQSGRPGEETAGKGAGGALLTPKTEPEELAVSRAGTAAPTEESSSTSEEEEPPSSPEPPRPTKRPRRELGSKGIKGGGGGPGGWTCGLCHSWFPERDEYVGHMKKEHGKSVKKFPCRLCERSFCSAPSLRRHVRVNHEGIKRVYPCRYCTEGKRTFSSRLILEKHVQVRHGLPLGAQSPGRGSALARGPGARAQGPGRKRRQSSDSCSEEPDSTTPPAKSPRGAPGSGGHGPLRYRSGGSAEQSLVVGLRVDGGAQQCLDCGLCFASPGSLSRHRFISHKKKRGVGSASALGLGDGEEEAPPPSRSDPDGGESPLPASGGPLTCKVCGKSCDSPLNLKTHFRTHGMAFIRARQGGSGDN is encoded by the exons ATGGGGGACATGAAGACCCCTGATTTTGATGACCTCCTTGCTGCCTTTGACATCCCTGACATTGATGCAAATGAAGCCATCCATTCTGGGCCAGAAGAAAATGAGGGGCCAGGAGGCTCTGGGAAGCCTGAACCCAGTGTAGGAGGTGAATCTGGAGAAGCAACAGCAGCTCCTGCCGGGGATGGCCCTGGGGGGCCCACCCAGGCCTCTGACCATAGCCTGCCACCGCCAGACGTCTCAGCAGTCAGCGTCATCGTCAAGAACACCGTGTGTCCTGAGCAGTCAGAGTCCCTGGCTGGGAGTTCAGGAGGGGAAGGGGCCCGGGCGGGGGGAGTGACGAAGGAAGGCCCTCTGGGATCTCGTCTGATGCAGAATGGTTTTGGGGGCCCTGAGCCATCCCTTCCAGGAACCCCACGCTCTCCAGCTCCTCCTAGTGGGGGTACCTGGAAAGAAAAATCCCTGGAAGGCAAAGCTCCGCTGGATCTGTTTGCTCATTTTGGGCCTGAGCCAGGGGAGCACCCTgatccccttcctccctctgcgCCCTCCCCACCTCGGGAAGGGGCCCTGACCCCACCTGCTTTCCCCTCTCCCTTTGAGCTGACCCGGGAGAATGGCCCAGCcttgctgcccccttcttctcccccaCTGCTGGGGGCCTTGAAGCAGGAAAGCTGCAGCCCTCTTCATCCCCAGAGCCTCGCCCAGCCAGGCTCAGGCGCTAGCCCTGAGGCCACGGGAGTCCCTGCCAGTGCCtccccttcccaggtggcaggggTGTCCTTCTTCAAGAAGTCTCCGGGGCACCAAAGCCCTCTTGCCTCCCCTAAAGAGCCCAGCTGTCAGCCCctgaaggaagaggaggatgagGGACCAGTAGACAAGTCTTCCCCGGGAAGTCCCCAGAGTCCCTCCAGTGGAGCTGAGGCTGCGGATGAGGACAGCAATGACTCCCCTGCCTCCAGCTCCTCTCGGCCTCTCAAGGTGCGGATCAAGACCATTAAAACATCCTGCGGAAATATCACAAGGACCGTAACCCGGGTCCCCTCAGACCCTGATCCCCCTACCCCCTTGGCTGAGGGGGGCTTCCTGGCGGAGGCTAACCTCCTGAAGTTGTCCCCAGCAACCCCAGCCCCCGAGGGTCCGAAGGTGGTGAGTGTCCAACTGGGTGATGGCACGAGGCTCAAGGGCACTGTGCTGCCTGTGGCCACCATTCAGAATGCAAGTACTGCCATGCTGATGGCTGCCAGCGTGGCCCGCAAAGCGGTGGTTCTGCCTGGGGGCACTGCCACCAGCCCTAAGATGATGCCTAAGAATGTGCTGGGTCTGGTGCCCCAAGCCCTGCCCAAGGCTGAGGGGAGGACAGGGCTGGGGACAGGGGGGCAGAAGGTGAATGGCGCCTCGGTGGTAATGGTGCAGCCTTCTAAGCCGGCCACTGGGCCGGGGGCAGCAGGTGGCACGGTGATCTCACGGACGCAGTCCAGCCTGGTGGAGGCCTTCAACAAGATCCTCAACAGCAAGAACCTGCTGCCTGCCTACCGGCCGAACCTGAGTCCGCCGGCTGAGGCCGGGCTGGCCCTGCCACCCACAGGCTACCGCTGCCTCGAGTGTGGGGATGCCTTCTCACtggagaagagcctggcgagACACTATGACCGCCGGAGCATGCGCATTGAGGTCACCTGCAATCACTGCGCCCGCCGCCTGGTCTTCTTCAACAAGTGCAGCCTGCTTCTGCATGCCCGCGAGCACAAGGACAAGGGGCTCGTCATGCAGTGCTCACACCTGGTCATGAGGCCGGTGGCCCTGGACCAGATGGTGGGGCAGCCGGACATCACGCCCCTGCtggctgtcccacctgccctcGGACCTCCAGCCTTGCCCGCCTTGGGCAAGGGTGAAGGGGCCGTCACCACATCCGCCGTTACTGCAGTTGCCGCCGAGGCCCCTGTGCTGCCGCTCTCCACGGAGCCACCCGCCACCCCTGCCACCTCTACCTACACGTGCTTCCGCTGCCTGGAGTGCAGGGAGCAGTGCCGTGACAAGGCTGGCATGGCTGCCCACTTCCAGCAGCTCGGGCcccctgcccctggggccacCAGCAAT GTGTGCCCAACCTGCCCCATGATGCTTCCCAACCGCTGCAGCTTCAGCGCCCACCAGCGCATGCATAAGAACCGGCCTCCCCACGTCTGTCCTGAGTGTGGGGGCAACTTTCTGCAAGCCAATTTTCAGACCCATCTCCGGGAGGCCTGCCTACATTTCTCTCGCCGCGTAGGATACAG GTGCCCCAGCTGTGCAGTGGTGTTTGGGGGTGTGAACTCCATCAAGTCCCACATCCAAACGTCACACTGCGAGGTTTTCCACAAGTGCCCCATCTGCCCCATGGCCTTCAAGTCTGCACCCAGCGCCCACGCCCACCTCTACACCCAGCATCCCAGCTTCCACACGCAGCAGGCCAA GATGATCTACAAGTGTGCCATGTGTGACACGGTCTTCACTCACAAACCCCTCCTCTCCTCACACTTTGACCAGCACTTGCTGCCCCAGCGTGTCAGCGTCTTTAAGTgcccatcttgtcctctgctttTTGCCCAAAAAAGGACCATGCTGGAACATCTCAAG AACACCCATCAGTCTGGGCGCCCGGGGGAGGAGACCGCTGGGAAAGGAGCTGGGGGTGCCCTTCTGACCCCCAAGACAGAGCCCGAGGAGCTGGCTGTGTCTCGGGCAGGAACCGCTGCCCCTACTGAGGAATCGTCTTCAACCTCAGAAGAGGAGGAGCCGCCCAGCTCTCCCGAGCCCCCTCGCCCAACCAAACGGCCCCGGCGAGAACTGGGGAGCAAAGGCATcaagggcgggggcgggggccctgGCGGCTGGACCTGTGGCCTCTGTCACTCCTGGTTTCCTGAGCGTGACGAGTATGTGGGTCACATGAAGAAGGAGCATGGCAAG TCAGTGAAAAAGTTTCCCTGCCGCCTGTGTGAGCGGTCCTTCTGCTCGGCCCCCAGCCTGAGGCGCCACGTCAGGGTCAACCACGAGGGTATCAAGCGAGTTTACCCTTGCAG GTATTGCACAGAGGGAAAGCGCACCTTCAGCAGCCGCCTGATCCTGGAGAAACACGTCCAGGTCCGGCACGGCTTGCCGCTCGGGGCCCAGTCCCCTGGCCGGGGGAGCGCCCTGGCTCGGGGCCCTGGTGCCAGAGCCCAG gggccaGGACGCAAGCGCCGCCAGTCCTCAGACTCTTGCAGTGAGGAGCCCGACAGCACGACACCGCCAGCCAAGTCCCCCAGGGGCGCACCCGGGTCGGGCGGCCACGGCCCCCTGCGCTACCGGAGCGGCGGCTCGGCAGAACAGAGCCTCGTGGTGGGCTTGAGGGTGGACGGTGGCGCCCAGCAGTGCCTCGACTGTGGCTTGTGCTTTGCCTCACCTGGCTCCCTAAGCCGTCATCGTTTCATCAGCCACAAGAAGAAACGGGGTGTGGGGAGTGCCAGTGCCCTAGgcctgggggatggggaggaagaggcCCCCCCTCCTTCCAGGTCCGACCCAGATGGTGGAGAGTCACCCTTGCCTGCTTCAGGAGGCCCGCTGACCTGTAAGGTCTGTGGCAAGAGCTGCGACAGCCCTCTCAACCTCAAGACCCATTTCCGCACACATGGCATGGCGTTCATCAGGGCTCGGCAAGGGGGCAGTGGGGACAACTAG